The nucleotide sequence GACCCGCGTCATCGTGGGAAATAGGAACGATAGGCAGAGGTGAGAACGAATGAACGAGCAACAGATCAGAGAACGAATGGAGTCCAGTCTGGCGCAAGGGATTCATCAGGACATTTTTCCGGGAGGCGCTGTCAGCCTGCTGCGAAAAGATGCGCCTGCTGTGACAGTCTGCATGGGAAAAACAAGCGATGAACACGATGGAAGGCCGGTTCATAGTCAAACGCTGTACGATATGGCCTCTTTGACCAAGGTGATGGTGACCTTGCCGCTCATCCTCATCAGTGTGCAGGAAGGCAAGCTGTCGTTGACTGACTCCGTGACGACCTACCTGCCAGAATTGACGAGCGCCCACGATCAGGAACGCAAAGGGCAGATCAAAATCATTCACCTGCTCACACATACATCAGGACTTCCTGCATGGCGTCCGTACTTTTTGCTGGGGAGAAATCGGGGGGACTATTTGCGGTTGATCGCAAACGAGTCGATGCTGGATGACCCAGGGCGTAGCGTTGTGTACAGCGATTTGGGATTCATGCTGTTGGGCTTTTTACTGGAGCGCATCTGGGACGAGGAACTGGACGCACTTTCGAAGCGACTGATTTTTCAACCGAGTCGAATGCTTCATACGAGCTACTTGCCGCTGGAACAATCACGTCTGCAAGGAATGGACATTGCTGCTACGGAGAAGGGCAATGCCTTTGAACAAGAGATGGCTGTGACTTTCATATCGGAGCTGGCAGAAGCCAGAAATCCTTTGGCACTGGAATGGCAGCAAGCTTTGACCGGATACGGTTGGCGAGAAGGCGTTATTAGTGGCACTGTTCACGATTGCAACGCCCACTATGGCTTGGAAGGTGTCAGCGGGCACGCCGGACTTTTTTCCACCTTGGCTGATACAGAGCGCTACATGCAGATTTGGACGAGTGGGAAGGCTTCCGTACAGCTTGATCCGACGCTGTGTGCCTTGGCTACTCGCTCACTCACAGACCATTCGATTCATCGCAGAGGATTGGGGTGGATCATTTCCCCGACTGGCGGTTCCCTAGAACAGCTTGCCGCAGGTTGCAGTGGGGGAGACCTTGTTTCGGAACGCGCCTTTGGGCATACCGGCTTTACAGGAACGTCGATCTGGTCGGACCCTATGAGAGATGTGACACTGATTACATTGACAAACCGCGTGCATCCTGTCGCAAGCCCATTGATTGGGGCGTGGCGGACCGCTCACCATAACCGATTATTTTCTGTAATCAAACCTGACCGCACATCCTGATAAAAAGGGGGAGTACTCATGGCAGCAATGCTTACGATTGATGATTTGCGAACTTCTTTTATCCAAGCAGGCAAAAAGCTGACCGTGATCGAGGGTGTCAGTCTCTCTGTAGAGCCTGGTGAAACCGTCGGTGTGGTCGGTGAATCCGGATGTGGAAAAAGCGTGACTAGCATGTCCATCATGCAGCTCTTGGGACGGAATGTGGAGATGACCGGGAGCATCCGTTTTCAAGACAAGGAGCTGCTCTCACTTACGGATAAACAAATGCAGACGATTCGCGGCAATCAGATCGCGATGATTTTTCAGGAGCCGATGACTTCGCTCAACCCATTGCATTCGATCGGCAAACAGATCAGCGAGCCCTTGCGTCGGCATCTCGGACTGTCCAAACAGGAAGCCAAGCGACGGACGATCGAGCTTTTGAAAGAAGTCGGGATTCCGCGTGCCGATGAAATCATTTCCGACTATCCGCACCAATTGTCAGGCGGGATGCGTCAACGTGTGATGATTGCGATGGCGATGTCTTGTGCACCCAAGCTCTTGATTGCCGACGAACCGACGACGGCGTTGGACGTGACGATTCAGGCGCAAATATTGGAGCTCATGAAAAAAGTCCGGCAAGAGCAAGGCACTTCCATCCTGCTTATCACACATGACCTGGGAGTCGTGGCGGAGATGTGTCATCGCGTCATCGTCATGTATGCAGGTCAAATCGTAGAGGAAGCCGACGTCAAGCAGTTGTTTGACGAGCCAAAGCATCCGTATACGAGAGGGCTTTTGAAATCAATGCCTTCTGTCAGTGTCAACCAAGAGCGTTTGGATGCGATTCCGGGATCGGTGCCTCTTTTGAGCGAAATGCCTGTGGGATGTCGTTTTGCACCGCGCTGCTCACAAGTCATGGATATTTGCCGCGAGAAAAACCCAGAGCTTACGCCTGTCGCAGATAACCAAAAGTGCCGCTGCTGGCTGTATCGCGAGGAGGACGTGCAATGAGGCAACCATTGCTGGAAGTCAAATCATTGACCAAGCATTTCACGAGCAAGCAAGGATTCTTCGGCAAGGAGAAAGTCGTCCGTGCCGTCGACGGAGTCAACCTGACTGTTTATCCGGGTGAGACTGTCAGCATCGTAGGCGAATCGGGTTGTGGGAAGTCCACGACAGGACGATGCATCCTTCGTCTGATTGAGCCGACTGATGGAGAAATCTTTTTTGAAGGACAGGATATCCGCAAGCTCAATGAATCAGAGCTGCGCCGGGCTAGACGCAACATGCAGCTCGTGTTTCAGGACCCGTTTGCCTCGCTGAACCCGCGAAAAACAATCGGACAGCTTTTGGAGGACCCACTCATCATTCATGGCATCGGCAATTCAGTAGAACGCCGCAAGCAAGTCGAGGAGATGATCCAGATCGTCGGCCTCTCCAAGCAGCAGTTGGATCGCTTTCCGCATGAGTTTTCCGGTGGTCAGCGCCAGCGGATTGGAATCGCAAGGGCACTGATTTTGCGCCCGAAGCTGATTGTGGCCGATGAGCCTGTGTCTGCTCTGGACGTGTCGATTCAGGCACAAATTTTGAACCTGATGCAAGATTTGCAAAAGGAGTTCAATCTGACGTATTTGTTTATCTCGCATGATTTGAGTGTCGTCCGCCATATTTCGGACCGGGTAGCGGTTATGTATCTCGGAAAAGTGGTGGAGGTAGCGGATAAACAATCGTTGTATGAGAAACCAACACATCCCTATACACAAGCACTGTTATCAGCGGTGCCTGTACCGAATCCCCATTTGACGACCCAGCGGATCATTTTGGAGGGAGACCTGCCTAGTCCAGCGAATCCGCCGTCTGGCTGCACATTCCATCCGCGTTGCCGCCATTGTATGGACATTTGCAAAACGGTTGCTCCTGTGGCTAGCGAGGTATCAGCAGGGCACTTTGTCACTTGCCATATGGATCAGTCATGAAGTGAGCATGGGGTAGTAAGATTGAAAAGGAGGTTCGATAGAGCATGAATCTGGAGAACTTGCAAGCATTGACGACTGAAGGAAAAAACGAGGGCAGTAGTGATTTGGATCAATTGAGTGCCCGAGGCATTGTACAAATGATGAACGATGAAGACAAGAAAGTTCCTTATGCAGTAGAGCGCGTCCTCGATCAAGTATCCGATGCAGTAGAGGTTATCACACACGCATTGGAAAAGGGCGGAAGACTGTTTTACTTTGGTGCTGGAACGAGTGGACGTTTAGGGATATTGGATGCGTCCGAGTGTCCGCCGACCTTTGGTACCCAGCCTGAGCTCGTTCAGGGTGTGATTGCAGGCGGACCATCCGCAATGGTACGTGCGGTAGAAGGAGCAGAGGATTCTTTTGCATTAGGCCAAGAAGATGTGCATAAATACGGCGTGACCAAAAAGGATGTGGTCGTAGGTATCGCAGCCAGTGGACGGACTCCTTATGTACTCGGTGTTTTGGCAGAGGCACAGAAGATCGAAGCCAAGACAATTGCTGTCTCTTGCAACAAGCCATCGTACATCAATGAAGGAGTAGATGTAGCGATTAATGTCGTCGTAGGACCGGAAGTATTGACCGGATCGACGAGGCTCAAGGCAGGAACGGCCCAAAAGCTGGTGCTGAACATGCTGACGACAGCGACGATGATTCGCTTGGGCAAAGTGTACGGAAATCTGATGGTCAGCGTGCAGGCGACCAACCTCAAGCTGAAGGAACGAGTAAAGCGGATCATCATGGAAGTGACCGGAGCGAGTTACGAGGAAGCGGAGCAATTGGCTGATCAGGCAGACGGTGATGCGAAGACAGCCATTATTATGAAGCTGACCGGATCGAGCAGGGAAGAGGCCACTCGTTTGTTGAATGTTACCAATGGGAGAATCAGGGAAGCTATTCAGCAGTTGGACTAAGTTTTTGGGAAAGGATGGGGAGATTCCATGTTGCCAGAATCCATTCGTGAAGAGCTGCGTGCCATTGTCGGAGAGAAAAACTGTCTCGACAAACAGGAAGCATTAGTCGCCTATTCGTATGACGCGACACCAATGCAGCAAGCATTGCCGGATGTGGTCGTCATGCCGAAGAGCACAGCCGAAGTCCAACAGGTCATGCGAGCTGCAGCACGACATCACATCCCGATTGTGACGCGTGGAGCAGGCTCCAATCTATGCGGCGGAACGATACCAGTCGGGGGCGGAATTGTCCTGGTGTTGAGCCGGATGAATCAGATCGTAGAGATTGACGAGCAAAATTTGACGATAACGGTGCAGCCAGGAGTCCGAACGGTCGACATTCATCAGGCGGTAGAGGCACTCGGTTTGTTTTACCCACCCGATCCAGGCAGCATGGTCATCTCCACGATTGGCGGGAATATTGCGCTTAATTCGGGTGGACTGCGCGGGTTGAAGTATGGAACAACCAAGGATTACGTGCTGGGTCTCGAAGCTGTGTTACCGAACGGTGAGGTCATCCGCACCGGGGGCAAGCTGATGAAGGATGTGGCGGGCTATGATCTGACGAAGCTCTTGGTCGGTAGCGAGGGCACATTGGCGATCATTACCGAGGCTATTCTCAAGCTGATTCCGAAGCCACAGACACAGCGGGTTATGCTGGCGATGTTCGCCGATATGGCACAGGCGGCGAGGTCTGTTTCTGATATCATTGCCAATCGCATCATTCCCGGCACGCTTGAATTTCTTGATCAGGGCACGATCCGTGTTGTCGAGGATTTCAAACAGATCGGGCTTCCGACAGATGTGGCGGCGATTCTCCTGATCGGTCAGGACGGAGAGCCGCAGACGGTCGATCGGGACATGGAGCGGATCGCTGCGATTTGCGAGAAGAATGATGCCGTCCAAATCAAGGTAGCGACGACAGCGGAGGAAGCGGATGAGGTAATGACTGCCAGACGCAGTGCGCTCGCCGCATTGTCACGGATGCGCCCGACGACCATTTTGGAGGACGCAACCGTTCCTCGTGCCGCAATTGCGCCGATGGTCGCCGCGATCCAAGAGATTACAGAGCGTTACGGACTGCAAATATGTACCTTTGGCCATGCAGGAGACGGCAATTTGCATCCGACCTGCATGACAGACGCTCGCAACACGGAAGAGATCGAGCGTGTCGAGCATGCCTTCGAGGAAATTTTCGCGGCGGCAATCGAATTGGGCGGAACGATTACGGGAGAGCATGGCGTAGGGATCGTCAAGGCACCGTATTTGGAGTGGAAAGTAGGAGCCGCAGGTATGGAGATCATGAAAGGCATCAAGCACGCTTTCGATCCTCACAATCTCCTGAACCCTGACAAGATGTTTGCCAAACAGTCCCGGAACAGAGTGGTGGTCCAGCGTGCTTAAAGAAGCCTTGGTAAATAAACTCGATTACGATGAATTGTCCAACTGTATGCGCTGTGGCTTCTGTCAGCCAGCCTGTCCGACCTTTCGGGAAACAGGTTATGAGGCAGCTTCTCCACGAGGTCGCATTGCCTTGATGAAAGCCGTAGCAGACGGCGTCATGGAGCCGGACAAAGATTTCGTCGACCAAATGAATCTGTGTCTCGGCTGCCGAGCATGTGAGCCGGTATGCCCTGCAGGTGTGCCGTACGGTCAGCTAATCGAGCAGACGAGAGAAGCGATCGAAGAGGTGCAGGAGCATCCATGGTGGGTCAAAGCCGTCCGCAAGCTCGCGTTTTTCCACCTGTTTCCTTATCAGAAGCGCATGTACCAGCTCGGTGGATTCTTGCGCTTCTATCAGCGCTCAGGTGTGCAAAAAGCCGTTCGCAAGCTGGGGGTGTTGTCCATCCTGCCTAAGCAAATGCGGGAAATGGAAGCGATCATGCCTGAAGCATCTGGGAAGGGTATCGTGGACTTTTTCGGTGGCACGGTGATTCCAGCCGTAGGCGAGCGCAAGTATCGTGTAGGAATGTTTCACGGTTGCATCATGGATGTTTTATTCCATGAGACAAATCGCAACACCGTGCGGCTTCTCAGTGAGGCAGGCTGTGAGGTCATCATCGCTCCAGACCAGGTGTGCTGCGGTGCTCTCCATGCACATAGCGGTGAGCGTGAACAGGCTCGCCATCTGGCAAGAAAAAATGTGGCTGCTTTTCACAAGGCTGACGTGGATATCATTGTATCCAATGCAGGTGGTTGCGGGGCAATGCTACAGGAATACGACCATTTGCTGGCGGAAGATGCCGAGTGGCAAGAGAAGGCACAATGGTTCGCAGCACGCGTGAAGGATATTAGCGAGGTGCTTGCACTCCTCGTCGAGCCAAAAGCATGGCAGTCATTGCCACAACGGATCACCTATCAGTCCTCCTGTCACCTGCGCAACGGGATGAAGGTGACAAAAGAACCAGTGAACCTGCTGCAAGCCATTCCGGGAGCCACATACGTACAGCTCCGCGAGGGAGATCGCTGCTGTGGCTCTGCGGGCATTTACAACCTGGTGCAGCCTGAGATGGCCGGGAGCCTTTTGGATGAAAAAATGAGTCATGTAGCGGCTACCCAAGCAGATATTCTCGTGACCACGAATCCAGGCTGTCTGTTGCAAATGAAAGCAGGCATTCATCGAGCTGGACTGGAAGGAAAGATGGAGGCCGTGCACATCGTCGATTTATTGGCGCGTGTACAGCAGGAAGAGAAGCCCTTGTCTACCCCAGAGTGAGTGGGGATGACAAGGGCTTTTTCCGCTTAAGAGAGGCTAACTGTTTTGTGCTTTTTCCTGATCGTAGATATCCAGAGCGGCTTGAACGGCGCGCCCTGCGTGTACGCGGGCTCCATGCCGGATGAGAACTGCTTCCAACGCCCCTAGCACATGCAAAATATTTTTCTTCCGGCAACTGTAGCCCATTGTGCCAATCCGCCAGATGGTCCCTTTTAGCGGCCCGAAGGAACTGGCTATTTCAATATGAAAATCTTCGAGCAGCATGTTGCGGACTGACTCTCCGTCCAGCCCGTCAGGAATTTTGATACAGGTCACGACAGGAAGCTTGCAACTCGGATCGCCGTAGAGCTGCAATCCCATCGCCAATACACCAGCGACCAAGGCTTGTTCATGCAAGCGATGTCTGGCGAATCTCGCTTCCAGACCTTCTGTGAGGGCA is from Brevibacillus brevis and encodes:
- a CDS encoding serine hydrolase domain-containing protein; the protein is MNEQQIRERMESSLAQGIHQDIFPGGAVSLLRKDAPAVTVCMGKTSDEHDGRPVHSQTLYDMASLTKVMVTLPLILISVQEGKLSLTDSVTTYLPELTSAHDQERKGQIKIIHLLTHTSGLPAWRPYFLLGRNRGDYLRLIANESMLDDPGRSVVYSDLGFMLLGFLLERIWDEELDALSKRLIFQPSRMLHTSYLPLEQSRLQGMDIAATEKGNAFEQEMAVTFISELAEARNPLALEWQQALTGYGWREGVISGTVHDCNAHYGLEGVSGHAGLFSTLADTERYMQIWTSGKASVQLDPTLCALATRSLTDHSIHRRGLGWIISPTGGSLEQLAAGCSGGDLVSERAFGHTGFTGTSIWSDPMRDVTLITLTNRVHPVASPLIGAWRTAHHNRLFSVIKPDRTS
- a CDS encoding ABC transporter ATP-binding protein; translation: MAAMLTIDDLRTSFIQAGKKLTVIEGVSLSVEPGETVGVVGESGCGKSVTSMSIMQLLGRNVEMTGSIRFQDKELLSLTDKQMQTIRGNQIAMIFQEPMTSLNPLHSIGKQISEPLRRHLGLSKQEAKRRTIELLKEVGIPRADEIISDYPHQLSGGMRQRVMIAMAMSCAPKLLIADEPTTALDVTIQAQILELMKKVRQEQGTSILLITHDLGVVAEMCHRVIVMYAGQIVEEADVKQLFDEPKHPYTRGLLKSMPSVSVNQERLDAIPGSVPLLSEMPVGCRFAPRCSQVMDICREKNPELTPVADNQKCRCWLYREEDVQ
- a CDS encoding ABC transporter ATP-binding protein, yielding MRQPLLEVKSLTKHFTSKQGFFGKEKVVRAVDGVNLTVYPGETVSIVGESGCGKSTTGRCILRLIEPTDGEIFFEGQDIRKLNESELRRARRNMQLVFQDPFASLNPRKTIGQLLEDPLIIHGIGNSVERRKQVEEMIQIVGLSKQQLDRFPHEFSGGQRQRIGIARALILRPKLIVADEPVSALDVSIQAQILNLMQDLQKEFNLTYLFISHDLSVVRHISDRVAVMYLGKVVEVADKQSLYEKPTHPYTQALLSAVPVPNPHLTTQRIILEGDLPSPANPPSGCTFHPRCRHCMDICKTVAPVASEVSAGHFVTCHMDQS
- the murQ gene encoding N-acetylmuramic acid 6-phosphate etherase is translated as MNLENLQALTTEGKNEGSSDLDQLSARGIVQMMNDEDKKVPYAVERVLDQVSDAVEVITHALEKGGRLFYFGAGTSGRLGILDASECPPTFGTQPELVQGVIAGGPSAMVRAVEGAEDSFALGQEDVHKYGVTKKDVVVGIAASGRTPYVLGVLAEAQKIEAKTIAVSCNKPSYINEGVDVAINVVVGPEVLTGSTRLKAGTAQKLVLNMLTTATMIRLGKVYGNLMVSVQATNLKLKERVKRIIMEVTGASYEEAEQLADQADGDAKTAIIMKLTGSSREEATRLLNVTNGRIREAIQQLD
- a CDS encoding FAD-binding oxidoreductase, which translates into the protein MLPESIREELRAIVGEKNCLDKQEALVAYSYDATPMQQALPDVVVMPKSTAEVQQVMRAAARHHIPIVTRGAGSNLCGGTIPVGGGIVLVLSRMNQIVEIDEQNLTITVQPGVRTVDIHQAVEALGLFYPPDPGSMVISTIGGNIALNSGGLRGLKYGTTKDYVLGLEAVLPNGEVIRTGGKLMKDVAGYDLTKLLVGSEGTLAIITEAILKLIPKPQTQRVMLAMFADMAQAARSVSDIIANRIIPGTLEFLDQGTIRVVEDFKQIGLPTDVAAILLIGQDGEPQTVDRDMERIAAICEKNDAVQIKVATTAEEADEVMTARRSALAALSRMRPTTILEDATVPRAAIAPMVAAIQEITERYGLQICTFGHAGDGNLHPTCMTDARNTEEIERVEHAFEEIFAAAIELGGTITGEHGVGIVKAPYLEWKVGAAGMEIMKGIKHAFDPHNLLNPDKMFAKQSRNRVVVQRA
- a CDS encoding (Fe-S)-binding protein gives rise to the protein MLKEALVNKLDYDELSNCMRCGFCQPACPTFRETGYEAASPRGRIALMKAVADGVMEPDKDFVDQMNLCLGCRACEPVCPAGVPYGQLIEQTREAIEEVQEHPWWVKAVRKLAFFHLFPYQKRMYQLGGFLRFYQRSGVQKAVRKLGVLSILPKQMREMEAIMPEASGKGIVDFFGGTVIPAVGERKYRVGMFHGCIMDVLFHETNRNTVRLLSEAGCEVIIAPDQVCCGALHAHSGEREQARHLARKNVAAFHKADVDIIVSNAGGCGAMLQEYDHLLAEDAEWQEKAQWFAARVKDISEVLALLVEPKAWQSLPQRITYQSSCHLRNGMKVTKEPVNLLQAIPGATYVQLREGDRCCGSAGIYNLVQPEMAGSLLDEKMSHVAATQADILVTTNPGCLLQMKAGIHRAGLEGKMEAVHIVDLLARVQQEEKPLSTPE